In Nitrosarchaeum sp., the genomic stretch TGGTCATATGATTTTACCATAGATAATTTTGTATCCACATACGACTGCCGATATTTTGAGCCTAAATCAATCCAATTTTGATATGATTTACTTAATGACTCTAGATACTTGTCAAATTCCTTCAAAGTTTCTTGAGGAATGTTTAGTTTATCAAAGAATTCTTTTTGTGAAATATAACAGGTACCAAACATGTCATCAAAAGAGTGAAGATATGCAGTGTACAAATCAGAGTATTGTTGCATAGTTAATGGCAATTGATATTCCATTTTTTTAACGATTTCAGATGTCCTGTTTTTCATAATGTCGCAGATTGAAATTGTGGATTCATCGGGTTTGGTGTTTTTTGACAAGGTTATACTATACACTTGAAGAGATAAAAACATTTTTCAAATCTGCAAATATTTAGTTGTAAGATAATTTACTCATCGTTTCTTTGTGAGATTTTCTTTTTTTCTTTGTTCAACCCATTTATCAAGCTGCTTTAGAATTTTCCCAAGATCTTGTGTTTGTTTTGTTATACTATATTCTACACGTATCGGTACTTGAGCATAAATTTTTTTTACAATTAACCCATGTTCTTCAAGATCACGTAATCTCTCAGATAATACGGTGTTACTTATCATTGGAATGGCTTTTTTTATTTCATTGAATCTAGTAGAATTACTTTCTGAAAGTTTTTTTAAAATCAACAGAGCCCAAGTCTTTCCAAGAACGCTCCATATTTCATCAGCCTTACATTCTACGTGATTACGGGTCCTTGCCTCTTTCTCAAATTCTGTTTCCATACCTAGTAGCAAAATACTATCTAATTATAAAAAGGAAGTTGTGAGAAGAGTTTAGAATTGAATTTATTTTAAAAGTCAATTTTACCCATCTTCCCAGTGTTGTAATCTAGTATTGCTTGTTTAATTTCATCTTCAGTATTCATTACAAATGGTCCATAACGTGCAACAGGTTCACCTAGAGGAATACCTGCAATCAAAAGAACATCCAAAGGTAATGATGTTTCATTTGAGGCTTTGATTGTTATCTCATTTCCATCTTGTTCAAATAAAACAATCTGCTCTTTGTGAGCAGAAATTTGTTTGTCTCCAAATAATCCTTCTCCATTTATGACATATGCAAATGCATTATAGTTTTGAGGAATAGTTTGTGTCACTTTGGCATTTGGTTGTAAAGTAAAATGAAGATACACAATAGGAGTTCTTGTATCGATGATTGCTTTTTCTCCCATGGATTCTCCTGCAATTACTTTAACCTTGACACCATCCTTTTGTGCAATTGGAATTTTATTTGCTGGTAAATCCTGATAACGTGGATTCATCATCTTGTCTTTTTTTGGCAAGTTTACCCATAACTGAAATCCATGTAACGTTCCACCTTTCTGTGAAAATTCTTTTTCTGGCATCTCTGAATGAATTACACCAGAACCAGCTGTCATCCATTGAATGTCACCTGTTTTTATTTTTCCAGAATTACCTTGCGAGTCTTTGTGTTCAAATACGCCATCAATCATGTATGTAACAGTTTCAAATCCTCTATGTGGATGGTCTGGTGCACCTTTAGCTTCTCCAGCAGATATTTCAATTGGACCCATCTCATCTAACAAAAGAAACGGATCAACTTCTCTAAGGCTGCCATTTGGAAATGCTCTATGTACCACAAATCCTTCACCTTCTAATGTTGTTTTTGCATTAGTAACTTGTAATACTGAACGAGTCTTTGTTGTATTTTTTACTAGATTTTGATTTGTGTTTTGTTTCACAATATAGTATGCACTGTTAATTATTTAAATATGGTAGTAATTACTTACTTAGTAGGTTAGAATAACCTTACCACGATGGTTTGAATATTTTTGGAATTGACATAGACAGATGTAGAATTAAATTTCTAACGCCTTTTTCCAACCTAAAATTTCATTATCAAAATTCTTCAGTTGTTCTTCAAACTGTTCATGGGTCATAGATTCAGGTCGAATAAACAACCAAGATACAGTAGCACCACTTTGGTTAGGAGTAACTCTACACGATACAGTCCATTCTACACCACCGCCGATAAAGTCATTATCTAAAATTCCAAATTTTTCATTTTGTCTTAATCTTATTTTTGCTTTGCCAGATGATGAATCGCATATCCACCAATCATCCTTATCTCTTTGAATATTTTTTAATGCACCGCCAGATTCCCAGTTCTTGACATTTGTGAAAAATTCAAAAACAGTTTTGACATCTTTTGTTGTTACTAGTGTTTTTACAATTATGGATCTTGGAGCACTCATGTTCTAAAATCAATAACGTTGATGTCATATACGTTTCTTAGGTCATATTCGTAGGATCGGGTTGTTAAATGAAGAGTAAATTAGACATAAAAAAAATGTGAAAAATAATCAATCCTCTAAAACATGAATTAGATCTTTTAGTTTACGTCTTGATTTTGGCGATTTGCGAACATCTGGATATCCAATACAAAGAATAGATGAAGGCCTCAAGTCAGTTCCAAGAACTTGTTTTACTTTATCTTCATCAATCATTCCAATCCAGATAGAGCTTAATCCCAAAGCTGTTGCTACTAGTTGAGAGTAAGATGCAGCCAAAGTAGCATCTTGCAGAGAAAACTTTGCAAGCATTTCAGGCGAGAAATTCATCTTGACTCTACTAGGATTCATACAAAAAACCAAAACCAGAGGAGCATTAACAAATGGTTGACGATTTGCAGCCTCCACAAGTGCCTCTTTTGCTTTTTTACTTTTCACATAAAATACTTCTAATCCCTGAAAGTTTCCAGCAGATGGAGCAGTATCAGCTGCTGCCAAAATCTTTTCAATCTTCCAGTCTTCAACCTTTGTTTTAGAAAATTTTCTTGTAGAACGTCTTGTAGAAATGATCCTAAATATATCAGATTCAGATACTTCAGCTCCTTTTGTTTTACTTGATAATATGGCATTAAGAAGAGATGTTGGTTTTTGAGATTTTTTTTCAGATGGCTTTACATCATCGTCTTTTTGAATCCATACAGATGGATAGAATTCTTTGGGGAAGATTTGAACGTATAGTGGATCATGTGGAATTTTTGCATATTCTAAAATTTTTTCCCTAAATTCTCTCGCATTTGCTTCAAGCTGATCTCTGTCTTTTAGTCTAAACTGAACAACATCAGAATTTATTAAAATTTCACTAAAATTATCTTCCAGTTCTACTTTACCTACATTATTGTTTTTTAGAATTTCAACTAACTGATCTAGCTCATCTTTGTTTAATACAACTGTATCGACATCATCTTCATCTATACCACTCCAAATAATTCTGCAACCATCCTTTGAAAAATAAGATGGTTCCACTTTAGAAAAAATCATTAATTCAGATATCAAAATCATACATAAAAAAGTAATCTGAAATTTTTCATTTTGACGACAAATGAAAAATAAATATTAAAATTTCACGCAAAAAACAGCTAAATATGAATAAAATGCGAGCCATGGTATTATCTAAATGCGCACCAATTGAGACAAATCCTTTGAAATTAACTGAAATAGATAGGCATGAAATCAAAAGACCAGACGAGATTTTAATAAAAATTGAGGCCTGTGGAGTTTGTCACTCTCAGCTGCACGGAATAGAGGGAGATTGGAAAGATATTGGAATTCCACCGACTTTACCAACAGTCCCAGGTCACGAATTGGTAGGAAAAATTATTGAGATTGGCAGTAACGTAACTAAATTCAAAGTAGGAGACAGAGCTGGAATTACTCCACTACTTGAAGCATGTAAAACATGTCAATATTGTAAAGAAGGCAAGGAACAGCTTTGTGAATCTTCAGAGATCACAGGGGAATCGCTCAGAGGAGGATATTCAGAATACATTACAGTATCACAAGACTTTGCAACAAAGATTCCAGATAAAATGAAAGCAGAGTATGCAGCCCCGTTATTTTGTGCAGGAATTACAGCTTACAAGGCAGTAAAAGCTGCAGAACCAAAGTCTCACAAAAAGATTGGAATATTTGGAATTGGTGGTGTGGGCCATATGGCAGTACAGTTTGCAAAAGTAGAAGGATCCGAAGTTATTGCATTTTCACGTAGTAAAAATCATCTAGATGTTGCAAAGAAACTAGGAGCAATTGATGCCATGGTATTTTCAGATAAACAGGAATTTCTAGATGAGCTAAAAGATAAACATGGGATGTTAGATGCTGCAATTGTCTTTGCACCAGCAGATGTGGTAACTGATGCTGCAATAAAATCAGTAAAGAAGGGTGGATTAATTGTAATTGCAACAGTTGGAAAGAATCCTACATTTTTTGCATTTGAAGAAAAAACAATTCGTGGAACTGTGATTGGTTCAACTAAAGATATGGAACAAGTAATCAAAATATGCGATGAAAATAATTTGACTGTAGTTACAGAGACTTATCCTCTTGAAAAAGCAAACGAGGTTCTCAAGAAACTAAAAGAGTCTCAGATTCAAGCAAGAGCAGTATTGATACCCTAGTCTACAAAATAGGCTCAAAAATACCTATATAGATTATTGATATACTATAGGATTACAAGAAATCATTGTGATTCGGTTATACTTTCACATAGCAACTAATAATCATGACAAAAACACCAAAAATTCAACTCGTAGATGATTTTATCGAAGGCGAGTTAGATTATGACGATGATGGAACCTATTATGGAGAATAATATTCCACATCGTTTATTGTAAAAAAATAAAAGAAATTTTTAGACAAAATCAACATTAATGTACTATTAGAGACAAGAATATTCATGGCAAATTACACAACACAAGTAAATACAATCCACAAAAAATTTACTGGTGCATTAAAAAAGGCAAAAACAAGACAGGCAATAAACAAAGCATACAGTGCCCATAGAAAAGATCATGAGAGATTACTCAAAAGTCATCTTGCCGAAGAAATGAGACAGATTAAAAAAGCCAAAGCAAAACTTGATTAATCAAAAATATTTTTTATTTTTTAATAAACAAGATTTTTATGAATTTACAAGATTTAGTTTAAAACTATAGAATTATGTGATTCGCTCTATTGCAACAAATCCTTCATCTAAAGTCGGAATATCAAATGAATTGATTTGTTCTAGAATTACCTCTTTTGGTATAGATTTTCCGCTCTTTTTTTCTCTGTTTTTTAGTCGTTCAAATATTACATTTTTTGGTAATTCAAAACTAACTGCACTTAATTCCAAGTTTTTTCCATGTTCTAATGCAAATGACTTTAATTCATTAATCAGAGAGATTCGAATGTGGCGTTTTAGATGAGTTCTATCAATTACAAAGTCTTTATCATTTAAAATGCAATCATGTATCTTTTCAAAAAATTTTGATGTAATGTAATCAAATTTTTTTTTATTTTGTATATAATCAAATGCTTGAGTATATGAAATTCCCATGATATCAGCTAATTCTTCAATAACAAAATCAGTGGAGCAGGCGACGTATTCCTTATGAGAATTAACCCATGTAGTTTTGCCAGAGCCAGATACGCCAATCATAAATATTCCCTTCATGGAGATAGATGGATTTTGACAATTATTTGGGTATAACCAAACATGCCAAAAGAGGCAAAATCAGAGTAGAATTTAGGCATATTTTGATTCAAAGGGCTTTACAATAGTTTAATTACGACTCGATTTCAAGGAGCTTCAGAAAGATATGCCCTTCGATAGAGATGGCCCAAGAGAAATGTTTACTGCAACCTGTGGTGACTGTGGCAATGAATGTCAAATACCATTCAAACCAAAAGACGACAGACCTGTATATTGCAGAGAATGTTTCCAAAAGCATAAACCTCAAGAACGCTCCGGCGGTTCTAGATTTGGCGGAAGATCAAGTTATGGCGGTAGATCAAGTTATGGCAGAGGATCAAGTGATAGAGGCTCCAGATTCAGTAGAGATGATAGACCAAGAGAAATGTTTACTGCAACCTGTGGTGACTGTGGCAATGAATGTCAAATACCATTCAAACCAAAAGACGACAGACCTGTATATTGCAGAGAATGTTTCCAAAATCACAGACAAAACTAGTAAATTGTTTTGAGTAAAACTCAAAACTCCGAATATTTTATCTAACCAAAGATTTAGAATCTTTCATTTCTGCCAAATATCATTGAATGAAATACCAACCAGAGATAAAATAAAAATTGGAATTAAAGTAAAGATTGTTCAAAAACAAGATCAAAGAAATGGAAATTTGACTGAAGGGATGGTAAAAAGAATTCTTACATCAAGTAAATTCCACCCTCATGGGATTAAAGTGGAATTAGATAATGGAAAAATAGGACGCGTTCAAAGTTTAGTGGCTTAAATAACAGATGATAGAATTTTTCATATGAACTGCAAAAGATGCCATCATACTAATGAAGCCCACGTATCATCAAATGAAAGTAAATCATTGATGAGGGCAGGTAAATGCAACATTCCCAGTTGTACCTGCAAGCAGTATCTAGACCCTATTCAAGAGATAGACGAAGACTTGATGTGACAATAATTCATATAGTAAATTCTACTAAAACATTTTATGAAAAAACATGCACCTGCTGAAGAGATGAAACAAGAGTTAGATAATTTATTATCCAAACTAAACGCAATGGAAATTGTTGCATCTGATGAATTTCAAAAAGGATCAGTTAAGGTGTTAAGAGCGCTAGTAGAAGGACAGATTCACTCAATTAATGAATTTGAACATTTGAAAAAAGCAATGGACTTGCTTACATTAGAAATTTTCAAATTACAAAATAAGATCAAGAGTTAAGTCTAGTATCACTAATTCCACATTCAGTACAACGAATAATGGTTGATTTTTCTAATACTTGATCAACTTTCATTTCAGAACCGCAACAAGGACAGGATATTTTTTGAGTATCTGATTTTTGACGTATCTTATAATCAGGCTTTACCTCTTTTATCTCCTCATTGCATATAGGACGGTATCTTGTAATGATAAGATCAGTTATTCTTTTTCGTTCTTCATTTCCTGATTCAAACATTGGCAATATGGCCAGATGTAATGATTTTTCTAAGGCTAAATTATTCCAGCATTTGAAACTAGGGTGATTGGTGAAAAACTTCTCATCTGAGGTCTGCTCGCAATCATCGGCATAAATTATCTTAAAAGAGTCCTTTTGTCTAGACAGTATCAAATAGACAACTTTTTCCATTGGAGGTCCCCATTCTGAAAGTTTGATTGGACCGAGAAATTCGTATTGGAGAATTTGAATGCTCAATGAATATAGATCAAATTACTGACTTTTGTTTTTTGCTAGTATGATAAAAATAGTGCCAAGATTTGATCGTAATTAACTTCTTGAAAAGAATAAATTCAAGAGAATAAGATTTTTGTTGAATGAAAGAACCTCACAATCATGCTCAAGTAGGTTATAGCATGATTTTGGTAGCAGCAAGTCTTACAGCAATTGCCCTTATTGCACTGGCAATAGGTGCAGATGTGCTTTTTGGAGACAATATTCAAAGGGGAAATACGGCTCATTTTGAAGAATGTAAAGCAATTGATTTTAAATCAAAAGACTGTGAGAAATATTGGGATAGAATTAACAACGAAGTATCTGGAATTTATGTAGATCTGGGTAAATAAGTTCAAGACCAAAATAGAAAATTTGATTTATGTCAAGATAATTTATTATTAAAGCATATTAGGTTGATTTCACTAAATTAATCCATGAATGGTTACGAGTTTCCTAAAAGTTCAGAAATCATACAATTGCAAGAGAAGTTAGATACGTTAATTGAACATCATAAACAAAAATGTAAGTTATATGAAAATGCCAGAAAAAGTAAAAACACAGAGATGGCAAATCGTTTGTATGAGGACAGTAAAATTTTATGGAAATCAATTGAAGATATAAAAAAAGAAATTAAAAAATTACAATAATTTAGAAAATAACTTAGTAGCCATTTGCAAAATCTTCCATGGTGTTTAGATTTTTAGTTAGCTTATTCATTGCATAAAATGCACCACCAACGATTCCTGCATGGTAAAATGTATACAAAAATACAGCCGAAGATGTATGATCAGATTTTGTAAAACTTAGAATTAACATGGTAAAGAAAACAAATGTTCCAACGCATGTTACAAGTTTATTGAGTATACCGTCACTCATTCCAACAATTCTCTTTGTGGCACCTGCCATCAATGCAATGCTAGTAAGAATTAGAAAAGTTGCACCGCCGTTTGCAGTTACGTATTCGTTTAACCATGGAAGTAGGCCATCTTTTAATATATCAGATTCAGGCATTGTACTGCCTCCGTTTAATGCAAAGTTTACTGCACTGAACATGCTTCCGATAACAAAGAAGAACAAGAATGTTTTAGCAATGGACCTTTTGAGGGGACTGCGTATCTCACTTGGTTTTACGGCTCGCTCAGTAATTCTCACACCATAAAGAAATCCAATTGCAGCTGCTGGCAGAAACATCAGATTAATCAAAATTGGAGATTCTTGGTTAATTGCTTCAATTTGAGGATAAAATACTAGAAACAAAAGTACGGCAAAGGAAGCAGATACTACAAACAAGATCAAATTAAGATATTTGCGGTCACCAGATGCTGTCTGGTCGTATTCCCAATTGTACATTTTTAAGAATCAGAACGAAATCATTAAAGTTCAAGTCGAAAAATCATTTGGTCAAAGTATCAATTCTCTTTACCCTTTTTACAGACTTCAGCCTAACAAATTCAATGAAATTGATTACTTTGGTAGGTGCTGGGATAACAATTATGGGCGTAATTTTTCATCTTCAAGGCCAATCAATAGTGGGCCCAGAATCATCGTTTATGTATTCAAACCCAGAGTGGGTCAACTATGGAATTCAGATTGCGATGATAGGAACCATAATCATGGCAATTGGAATTAGTTTGAGATTTATTAGAAAATCTAAACGGTAACTCGAAGAGTTATAGTGCTACGAATTTTTCCTACTTTACGAATTTTTGTTGAAATGATATTATTTAGTTGGGTTATGGTTTCAGTCTCTAATGAAACTACAATATCATAATTTCCAAATGTGATAGTACAGTCTTTAATTTCTGGAATCTCTTTTAGTTTTAAATAGATTGAATGTTCTTCGCCAATTTCACAGCTGATCAGCATGTATGCTTTTTCCATTTCAATTGCAATGAAAAACACTACAACTTAAAGACATCTTAGAAAAGATTCTACGATCTCAAAATCCAGATCCTAGTGGATCTTCAGGTTTCA encodes the following:
- a CDS encoding helix-turn-helix domain-containing protein gives rise to the protein METEFEKEARTRNHVECKADEIWSVLGKTWALLILKKLSESNSTRFNEIKKAIPMISNTVLSERLRDLEEHGLIVKKIYAQVPIRVEYSITKQTQDLGKILKQLDKWVEQRKKENLTKKR
- a CDS encoding pirin family protein codes for the protein MKQNTNQNLVKNTTKTRSVLQVTNAKTTLEGEGFVVHRAFPNGSLREVDPFLLLDEMGPIEISAGEAKGAPDHPHRGFETVTYMIDGVFEHKDSQGNSGKIKTGDIQWMTAGSGVIHSEMPEKEFSQKGGTLHGFQLWVNLPKKDKMMNPRYQDLPANKIPIAQKDGVKVKVIAGESMGEKAIIDTRTPIVYLHFTLQPNAKVTQTIPQNYNAFAYVINGEGLFGDKQISAHKEQIVLFEQDGNEITIKASNETSLPLDVLLIAGIPLGEPVARYGPFVMNTEDEIKQAILDYNTGKMGKIDF
- a CDS encoding nitroreductase family protein: MIFSKVEPSYFSKDGCRIIWSGIDEDDVDTVVLNKDELDQLVEILKNNNVGKVELEDNFSEILINSDVVQFRLKDRDQLEANAREFREKILEYAKIPHDPLYVQIFPKEFYPSVWIQKDDDVKPSEKKSQKPTSLLNAILSSKTKGAEVSESDIFRIISTRRSTRKFSKTKVEDWKIEKILAAADTAPSAGNFQGLEVFYVKSKKAKEALVEAANRQPFVNAPLVLVFCMNPSRVKMNFSPEMLAKFSLQDATLAASYSQLVATALGLSSIWIGMIDEDKVKQVLGTDLRPSSILCIGYPDVRKSPKSRRKLKDLIHVLED
- a CDS encoding alcohol dehydrogenase catalytic domain-containing protein, which produces MNKMRAMVLSKCAPIETNPLKLTEIDRHEIKRPDEILIKIEACGVCHSQLHGIEGDWKDIGIPPTLPTVPGHELVGKIIEIGSNVTKFKVGDRAGITPLLEACKTCQYCKEGKEQLCESSEITGESLRGGYSEYITVSQDFATKIPDKMKAEYAAPLFCAGITAYKAVKAAEPKSHKKIGIFGIGGVGHMAVQFAKVEGSEVIAFSRSKNHLDVAKKLGAIDAMVFSDKQEFLDELKDKHGMLDAAIVFAPADVVTDAAIKSVKKGGLIVIATVGKNPTFFAFEEKTIRGTVIGSTKDMEQVIKICDENNLTVVTETYPLEKANEVLKKLKESQIQARAVLIP
- a CDS encoding ATP-binding protein; this translates as MKGIFMIGVSGSGKTTWVNSHKEYVACSTDFVIEELADIMGISYTQAFDYIQNKKKFDYITSKFFEKIHDCILNDKDFVIDRTHLKRHIRISLINELKSFALEHGKNLELSAVSFELPKNVIFERLKNREKKSGKSIPKEVILEQINSFDIPTLDEGFVAIERIT
- a CDS encoding CxxC-x17-CxxC domain-containing protein, yielding MPFDRDGPREMFTATCGDCGNECQIPFKPKDDRPVYCRECFQKHKPQERSGGSRFGGRSSYGGRSSYGRGSSDRGSRFSRDDRPREMFTATCGDCGNECQIPFKPKDDRPVYCRECFQNHRQN
- a CDS encoding YwbE family protein — its product is MNEIPTRDKIKIGIKVKIVQKQDQRNGNLTEGMVKRILTSSKFHPHGIKVELDNGKIGRVQSLVA
- a CDS encoding Lrp/AsnC ligand binding domain-containing protein, encoding MEKAYMLISCEIGEEHSIYLKLKEIPEIKDCTITFGNYDIVVSLETETITQLNNIISTKIRKVGKIRSTITLRVTV